A genomic region of Tamandua tetradactyla isolate mTamTet1 chromosome 2, mTamTet1.pri, whole genome shotgun sequence contains the following coding sequences:
- the LOC143659923 gene encoding olfactory receptor 1L6 gives MEIKNFSNPTTGFILLGLSSNPQLQRPLFAVFLTMYLVTIVGNVLIILAIHSDSRLHTPMYFFLSNLSFMDICFMTVTVPKMLVNLLSETKAISYVGCLVQMYFFMAFGNTDSYLLASMAIDRLVAICNPFHYNVVMNPRCCLLMLLGSCTISHLHSLLRVLLMSRQSFCASHIIKHFFCDTQPVLKLSCSDTSSSQMVVMTETLAVIMTPFLCILFSYLRIVISVLRIPSAAGKRKAFSTCGSHLTVVTLFYGSVIYVYFRPLSMYSVVKDRVATVMYTVVTPMLNPFIYSLRNKDMKKSLGKLRDRIHS, from the coding sequence ATGGAGATAAAGAACTTCAGCAACCCCACCACAGGGTTCATTCTGCTGGGCCTCTCTTCCAACCCTCAGCTGCAGAGACCCCTCTTTGCTGTTTTCCTCACCATGTACCTGGTCACCATAGTTGGAAACGTCCTCATCATCCTGGCCATTCACTCTGACTCTCGGCTCCATAcccccatgtatttttttctcagcaaCTTGTCCTTCATGGATATCTGCTTCATGACAGTCACTGTGCCCAAGATGCTGGTGAATTTACTCTCAGAGACAAAGGCTATCTCCTATGTGGGCTGCCTGGTCCAGATGTACTTCTTCATGGCCTTTGGAAACACCGATAGTTATCTGCTGGCCTCCATGGCCATAGATCGGCTGGTGGCCATCTGCAACCCCTTCCACTACAATGTGGTCATGAACCCACGGTGTTGCCTCCTCATGCTACTGGGTTCTTGCACCATCTCACACCTGCACTCCCTGCTCCGGGTGCTGCTCATGTCTCGCCAGTCTTTCTGTGCTTCTCACATCATTAAGCACTTTTTCTGTGACACCCAACCTGTGCTAAAGTTGTCCTGCTCTGACACCTCCTCCAGCCAGATGGTGGTCATGACTGAGACCCTGGCTGTCATCATGACCCCTTTCCTGTGCATCCTCTTCTCGTACCTGAGGATTGTCATCTCTGTGCTCAGAATCCCCTCTGCAGCCGGGAAGAGGAAGGCTTTCTCTACCTGTGGCTCCCACCTCACTGTAGTGACCTTGTTCTATGGTAGTGTCATCTATGTCTACTTTAGGCCCCTGTCCATGTACTCAGTAGTGAAGGACCGGGTGGCCACAGTTATGTACACGGTGGTGACACCCATGCTGAACCCTTTCATCTACAGTCTGCGGAACAAGGACATGAAGAAGAGTTTGGGGAAATTAAGGGATAGAATACATTCatag